One region of Trinickia violacea genomic DNA includes:
- a CDS encoding DUF4255 domain-containing protein has protein sequence MIDDLDKTLAALLRRELAPGLSEQIQVSFEAPDDRFPPQSVTTPAIDLFLYDVRENLELRSNDVMLDHHADGTAQRRRMPVRVDASYLITAWPREGLANPAEDEHRLLGEVMRALLRYRTIPQDLLRGSLVASDLPLPVSALQPGRLQSLGEFWQAMGGKPKAAINYTVTLSVDVAVPEEVRLVTERIFHFESVLGRRVAG, from the coding sequence ATGATTGACGACCTCGACAAGACACTCGCGGCCTTGCTCAGACGGGAGTTGGCGCCAGGCCTTTCCGAGCAGATCCAGGTCAGCTTCGAGGCTCCGGACGATCGCTTTCCTCCTCAGTCCGTCACTACGCCCGCTATCGATCTGTTTCTCTACGACGTTCGCGAAAATCTCGAGCTGCGCAGCAACGACGTGATGCTCGACCATCATGCGGACGGCACCGCGCAGCGCCGCCGGATGCCGGTTCGCGTCGACGCGTCGTACCTGATCACGGCATGGCCGCGCGAAGGGCTCGCGAATCCCGCCGAAGACGAACATCGCCTGCTCGGTGAAGTGATGCGCGCATTGCTGAGGTATCGAACGATTCCGCAGGACTTGCTGCGCGGCAGTCTTGTCGCGAGCGATCTGCCGCTGCCCGTCAGCGCATTGCAGCCCGGACGCCTGCAAAGCCTCGGCGAGTTCTGGCAGGCGATGGGCGGTAAGCCGAAGGCCGCGATCAACTACACCGTCACGCTTTCCGTCGATGTCGCCGTGCCCGAGGAGGTGCGGCTCGTCACGGAAAGAATCTTTCATTTCGAGTCCGTGCTGGGCAGACGTGTGGCGGGTTGA
- a CDS encoding FHA domain-containing protein yields MSVEPNAHTACGAAAWLRHIRAAVAGALFVAGCSAFAASLQIVSLAEVKPGSVIATVRTADNQPPTTAFHLLFPTAAPGAQDFTAKEVTPVTDASADLATTTILCVDRSGSMRLVVPSMKAALRDAFASPRPDLRASLLSFGTTVSKQLQPLSNDPAQVKRALDGIQAEHGPDGKTLLYDAIILAINRLKDDPGVHAGSLLVISDGKDEGSSIALDNLVNDAKMRGYPIDSIGYGKLAPASSGSLAALSRATGGKFVLAQTDAQLSDAIRDDLGTKPLPAFRLRFDYPASSAKTPAGAAMLQYAVAGASTASVPVTVPLAAPEANAIRPASTQAAAAAPAENESWLDALKKRLAGSSALISIRFTTLTAALLALLAALAWIFLLRRTKKPPPEKIVDESIDAPPASTRPVRAQTQISPDFPAPRQGEPAAWLIGRSGHWRGKRYPIERAMIHVGSDEKCELAVTGDDYVSRRHATIRYEAGGLYLADLSSTNGTFLNGTRVSQTPSMLVAGDDIRFGHTSFELRDANEDAPAPRRNGDRHRVP; encoded by the coding sequence ATGTCCGTCGAACCCAATGCACACACCGCATGCGGGGCGGCTGCATGGTTGCGCCACATTCGCGCAGCCGTTGCCGGGGCGCTCTTCGTTGCTGGCTGCAGCGCATTCGCAGCCAGTCTGCAGATCGTGTCGCTGGCTGAGGTGAAACCGGGCTCCGTAATCGCGACGGTTCGCACCGCCGACAATCAGCCGCCCACCACCGCGTTCCATCTTCTGTTCCCGACCGCCGCGCCCGGTGCGCAGGACTTCACCGCGAAGGAAGTCACGCCCGTCACCGACGCGTCCGCGGACCTCGCAACGACCACGATCCTCTGCGTCGACCGCAGCGGCTCGATGAGGCTCGTGGTGCCGTCGATGAAGGCTGCGCTGCGGGACGCGTTTGCCTCGCCGCGGCCCGATCTGCGTGCGTCGCTGCTGTCGTTCGGCACGACGGTATCGAAGCAGTTGCAGCCTCTGTCGAACGACCCGGCGCAAGTGAAGCGTGCGCTTGACGGGATCCAGGCCGAACACGGTCCGGACGGCAAGACGCTGCTTTACGACGCGATCATCCTCGCGATCAACCGGTTGAAGGACGATCCCGGCGTGCACGCGGGAAGCCTGCTCGTCATATCGGACGGCAAGGACGAAGGCAGCTCGATCGCGCTCGACAATCTCGTCAACGATGCGAAAATGCGCGGCTATCCCATTGATTCGATCGGCTACGGCAAGCTGGCTCCGGCGTCGTCGGGTTCGCTCGCAGCGTTGTCGCGCGCGACGGGTGGCAAGTTCGTGCTCGCGCAGACAGACGCGCAACTGTCCGATGCGATCAGAGACGACCTCGGCACGAAGCCGCTGCCGGCCTTCAGATTGCGGTTCGACTATCCGGCGTCGAGCGCCAAGACACCGGCCGGCGCCGCGATGCTGCAATACGCAGTCGCAGGGGCGAGCACAGCAAGCGTGCCGGTGACGGTGCCGCTTGCCGCACCCGAGGCTAACGCAATCCGTCCCGCTAGCACACAGGCCGCAGCTGCGGCACCCGCGGAGAACGAGTCGTGGCTCGACGCATTGAAAAAGCGTCTTGCCGGTTCGTCTGCGCTGATCAGCATCCGCTTCACCACGCTGACGGCCGCACTGCTCGCACTTTTAGCCGCGCTCGCGTGGATCTTCCTGCTTCGCCGGACGAAGAAACCACCGCCCGAGAAGATCGTCGACGAGTCGATCGACGCGCCCCCCGCCAGCACGCGCCCGGTGCGCGCGCAGACGCAGATCAGCCCGGACTTTCCTGCGCCGCGGCAAGGCGAGCCGGCGGCCTGGCTGATCGGCCGCTCGGGTCACTGGCGCGGCAAGCGGTATCCGATCGAGCGCGCCATGATCCACGTCGGCTCCGACGAAAAGTGCGAACTGGCTGTCACCGGCGACGACTACGTGTCGCGCCGGCACGCAACGATCCGCTACGAAGCAGGCGGGCTCTATCTGGCCGACCTGTCGTCGACGAACGGCACGTTCCTGAACGGCACGCGCGTGTCGCAGACCCCGAGCATGCTGGTCGCCGGCGACGACATCCGGTTTGGCCATACCTCATTCGAACTGCGCGATGCGAACGAAGACGCTCCGGCGCCCCGTCGCAACGGCGACAGACACAGGGTGCCGTAG
- a CDS encoding phage tail sheath C-terminal domain-containing protein → MSSATYLAPGVYVEEVPSAQQPIAGVGTNVVGFIGIVPPKIYVPVPNPDYDPVAARAAAELAELRAAGPGQPGDAAARARAAEAAAANLAVLRNTEDSLNRELTDLKTQLDAAQTAVNSAQSALDAANTAEQNATTAFEAATDANRAELQQALEDASAKQQRAQRAQTQAVQKFNRLDAAVNAKAAELTSLRASIAGTTPPAGGAAPAPAPDAAPAKLVEQEDDTYEDIKQDDTLLARSILRPFILQEFTLKVESLDTKLCTNFTEYAQRFGTFSAYKDTPDLPYDNPDLWTFSPMHPGHHALTHAVNGFFKNGGTKAFVCRIDREEQLEDALENFKSIDELAIIAIPGLPKSADNWEALMTHVENRENCFAILDSQQVVNDGDDNDLDVQQLNYTSAGENAALPRPCKNAAFYFPHIEVIDPAKLLQDGDVARKVNPKYRGRTYVAPSGHLAGIYARTDTERGVHKAPANCVIRGAIEVKYYVSKPVQELLNPQGVNAIRIMNNAVTVWGARTIGGDANSEWKYVSVRRLFLFLQKSIEEGTQWIVFEPNDEALWGKIRLNVSAFLTNVWRSGALFGATPEEAFYVKCDAELNPPEVRDLGQVITEIGVAIVRPAEFVIFRITQSTGAPRT, encoded by the coding sequence ATGTCAAGCGCTACTTATCTTGCCCCTGGCGTGTATGTGGAAGAAGTCCCGTCCGCACAACAGCCGATCGCGGGAGTGGGAACGAACGTCGTCGGGTTCATCGGCATCGTGCCGCCGAAGATCTATGTTCCCGTGCCGAATCCGGACTACGATCCCGTCGCCGCGCGCGCGGCAGCGGAACTGGCCGAGCTGCGAGCGGCGGGCCCGGGACAGCCCGGCGATGCCGCAGCGAGGGCGCGCGCCGCGGAAGCGGCGGCGGCCAACCTCGCGGTTTTGCGCAACACCGAGGACAGCCTAAACCGCGAGTTGACGGATCTGAAGACGCAGCTTGACGCAGCGCAGACGGCGGTCAATTCCGCGCAAAGCGCACTGGATGCAGCGAATACGGCGGAGCAGAACGCGACCACCGCGTTCGAAGCGGCGACGGACGCGAACCGGGCGGAACTGCAGCAGGCGCTCGAAGATGCAAGCGCCAAGCAGCAAAGGGCGCAGAGGGCGCAGACGCAGGCGGTACAGAAGTTCAATCGGCTCGACGCCGCGGTGAACGCGAAAGCGGCCGAGCTGACCAGTCTCAGGGCGAGCATCGCCGGAACGACGCCGCCGGCCGGCGGCGCCGCACCCGCCCCTGCGCCGGACGCCGCGCCGGCCAAGCTCGTCGAGCAAGAGGACGACACGTACGAGGACATCAAGCAAGACGATACGCTGCTCGCGCGCTCGATCCTGAGGCCGTTCATCCTGCAGGAGTTCACGCTGAAGGTGGAGAGCCTCGATACGAAGCTGTGCACCAACTTCACCGAGTACGCGCAGCGCTTCGGCACCTTCTCCGCATACAAGGACACGCCGGACTTGCCGTACGACAATCCCGACCTCTGGACCTTCAGCCCAATGCACCCGGGGCATCACGCATTGACGCACGCGGTCAACGGCTTCTTCAAGAACGGCGGAACGAAGGCCTTTGTCTGCCGCATCGACAGAGAGGAACAGCTCGAAGACGCTCTCGAGAACTTCAAGTCGATCGACGAACTCGCGATCATCGCGATACCGGGTTTGCCGAAGTCGGCGGACAACTGGGAGGCGTTGATGACGCACGTCGAGAATCGCGAGAACTGCTTCGCGATACTCGACAGCCAGCAGGTCGTGAACGACGGCGACGACAACGACCTGGACGTGCAGCAGCTGAACTACACGAGCGCCGGCGAGAATGCCGCACTGCCGCGTCCGTGCAAGAACGCGGCATTCTATTTTCCGCACATCGAGGTCATCGACCCGGCGAAGCTGCTGCAGGACGGCGACGTGGCGCGCAAGGTGAATCCGAAATATCGAGGCCGAACCTATGTGGCGCCGAGCGGACACCTCGCCGGCATCTATGCGCGCACCGACACCGAGCGCGGCGTGCACAAGGCGCCGGCCAATTGCGTGATACGCGGCGCGATCGAGGTCAAGTACTACGTCAGCAAGCCGGTGCAGGAACTGCTTAACCCGCAGGGCGTCAACGCGATCCGGATCATGAACAACGCGGTGACGGTTTGGGGCGCGCGCACGATCGGCGGCGACGCGAACAGCGAGTGGAAGTATGTGAGCGTACGCCGGCTCTTTCTGTTTCTGCAGAAGTCGATCGAAGAGGGCACGCAGTGGATCGTCTTCGAGCCGAACGACGAAGCGCTGTGGGGCAAGATCCGCCTGAATGTTTCCGCGTTCCTGACCAACGTGTGGCGCAGCGGCGCGCTCTTCGGCGCGACGCCGGAAGAGGCGTTCTATGTGAAATGCGACGCGGAACTCAATCCGCCGGAAGTGCGCGATCTGGGCCAGGTGATCACGGAGATCGGCGTCGCGATCGTGCGGCCGGCCGAGTTCGTGATCTTCCGGATCACGCAATCCACCGGGGCCCCGCGCACTTGA